In one Streptomyces sp. NBC_01288 genomic region, the following are encoded:
- a CDS encoding ferredoxin, translated as MTPTHTPRIPPLPPAQWPPVLRSLLADSRQDGPGRENLFGTLAHHPVLAHAWLSLARVLTHEGTLGHRRREVIVLRVAHRLDAPYVHGRHRTPAADAGLTDVEIDATAADLAVHPWQPEDRALLEAADLLAVNSAIPEGLWDRLARTLTPEQLVELLVLAGQTATMCTTLNTLRTPSDRQPSLTVLLERDRCCSAGQCVGVAPEVFEQDETDGRVALLVPEPDARYADEVRFAADLCPSGAITLVDHEETAHP; from the coding sequence ATGACCCCGACCCACACCCCCCGCATTCCACCCCTCCCGCCCGCCCAATGGCCCCCGGTACTGCGCTCGTTGCTCGCCGACTCCCGGCAGGACGGCCCCGGCCGGGAGAACCTGTTCGGCACCCTCGCCCACCACCCCGTGCTGGCCCACGCCTGGCTCTCCCTCGCCCGGGTCCTCACCCACGAGGGCACGCTCGGCCACCGCAGACGCGAGGTGATCGTGCTGCGGGTGGCCCACCGCCTCGACGCGCCCTACGTCCACGGTCGGCACCGCACCCCGGCCGCCGACGCGGGTCTGACGGACGTGGAGATCGACGCGACGGCGGCCGACCTGGCCGTCCACCCCTGGCAGCCGGAGGACCGGGCCCTTCTGGAGGCGGCGGATCTGCTGGCCGTCAACTCCGCGATCCCCGAGGGACTTTGGGACCGCCTGGCCCGCACCCTCACCCCCGAGCAACTCGTCGAACTCCTGGTGCTGGCCGGTCAGACCGCCACCATGTGCACCACGCTCAACACCCTGCGCACCCCCTCCGACCGGCAGCCCTCGCTCACCGTGCTCCTGGAACGGGACCGCTGTTGCAGCGCGGGTCAGTGCGTCGGCGTCGCGCCCGAGGTGTTCGAGCAGGACGAGACGGACGGCCGGGTCGCGCTGCTCGTCCCGGAGCCGGACGCGCGGTACGCCGACGAGGTGCGCTTCGCCGCCGACCTGTGCCCCAGCGGGGCCATCACGCTCGTCGACCACGAGGAGACAGCCCACCCATGA
- a CDS encoding phosphopantetheine-binding protein has translation MSPAQTAVTAVLTEKFEVSAESIRPEATLESLDLDSLALAELALALQEQLGVPVAEEEAAKHSTVGELVAALNAKRER, from the coding sequence ATGTCCCCCGCCCAGACCGCCGTGACCGCCGTACTCACCGAGAAGTTCGAGGTCAGTGCCGAGAGCATCCGGCCGGAGGCCACTCTGGAGAGCCTCGATCTCGACTCGCTCGCGCTGGCCGAACTCGCCCTGGCGCTCCAGGAGCAGCTCGGGGTTCCGGTTGCGGAGGAAGAGGCCGCCAAGCACAGCACCGTGGGCGAGCTCGTCGCCGCGCTGAACGCCAAGCGGGAGCGATGA
- a CDS encoding 3-oxoacyl-ACP synthase III family protein, producing the protein MTVHSTIVHATVHIPEGRQSVAAVEDRFRAGSPAVPLSRGVLQRMYGLTERTVADDLEQPSDLAAHAARRLFEDTGTDPGDVDLLLYAGILADMEEPATAHVVADKLGLGCPVFDLKNACNGVLNALEVADAFIRSGQYRRVLVTTAEVSTRESRWQLDDPADLLTALPSLSTGDMGSALLVEAGDRPGILGSRFFANSWGWRAATLPNPYAQHRTLGHLRIDSAQLVGSFEGLPGKVRGALRELGVQGDDLDLVCVHQPSVPFTKVVCDWVGVDPGRILATFPTHGNVATNTIPLQLAAALDSGRLQRGDLVGMFGFASGASAGVVVCRW; encoded by the coding sequence ATGACCGTTCACAGCACCATCGTTCACGCCACCGTCCACATCCCCGAGGGACGCCAGAGCGTGGCCGCGGTGGAGGACCGCTTCCGGGCGGGCAGCCCCGCCGTGCCGTTGTCGCGCGGGGTGCTCCAGCGGATGTACGGGCTGACGGAGCGCACCGTGGCCGACGACCTGGAGCAGCCCTCCGACCTGGCCGCGCACGCGGCCCGGCGTCTGTTCGAGGACACCGGCACCGACCCGGGCGACGTGGACCTGCTTCTCTACGCCGGCATCCTCGCCGACATGGAGGAGCCGGCCACCGCCCATGTCGTCGCCGACAAACTCGGCCTGGGCTGCCCGGTGTTCGATCTGAAGAACGCCTGCAACGGAGTCCTCAACGCCCTTGAGGTCGCCGACGCGTTCATCCGGAGCGGGCAGTACCGGCGGGTGCTGGTGACCACCGCCGAGGTCAGCACCCGGGAGAGCCGCTGGCAACTGGACGACCCGGCCGACCTGTTGACCGCGCTGCCCAGTCTCAGCACCGGCGACATGGGCTCGGCCCTGCTGGTGGAGGCGGGCGACCGGCCCGGCATCCTCGGCTCCCGGTTCTTCGCCAACTCCTGGGGCTGGCGCGCGGCGACCCTGCCCAACCCGTACGCGCAGCACCGCACACTCGGCCATCTCCGCATCGACTCCGCCCAGTTGGTGGGGTCGTTCGAGGGTCTGCCCGGCAAAGTCCGGGGCGCGCTACGGGAGTTGGGCGTCCAGGGTGACGACCTCGACCTGGTCTGTGTGCACCAGCCGTCGGTGCCGTTCACCAAGGTCGTCTGCGACTGGGTGGGCGTGGACCCGGGCCGCATCCTGGCCACCTTCCCCACCCACGGCAACGTGGCGACCAACACCATCCCCCTCCAGCTCGCCGCCGCCCTCGACAGCGGCCGCCTCCAACGCGGCGACCTGGTGGGCATGTTCGGCTTCGCGAGCGGGGCGAGTGCGGGGGTGGTCGTGTGCCGCTGGTGA
- a CDS encoding beta-ketoacyl-[acyl-carrier-protein] synthase family protein, whose amino-acid sequence MKAASAPVSVTGLGLITPAGVGREETWKGVLSGRSAGTTDPELKGCAVDLSCRIPLMTPEQARIGGGKAWRMGRFSQLAVLAAREAVADAGLDPAGWDGARVAVVIGSGLAGAAHLEDQTIRHHQGGPELVSPALVPMLISNMAAGEVSLDLGAHGPSLATETACASGASALAVARGLLLAGLCDIAVAGGAEAAVTPVITSGFQRMGALSSRVDEPGLASRPFAADRDGFVISEGAAILVLEREADARARGRRRYARLAGAGQTSDAHHPTAPAPGGVHAEAALRSALAEAGLGAVDVDHVNAHGTSTPLNDLTEAELIARVLPHRPSVTGAKGVLGHSLGAAGAIEAALTALTIHRSTVPPIANLTPDNLPFDLDCVTGAPRDQRVRAAVSHSFGFGGHNVVLLLTAED is encoded by the coding sequence ATGAAGGCTGCGTCCGCGCCCGTGTCCGTCACCGGTCTGGGGCTCATCACCCCGGCCGGGGTCGGCCGCGAGGAGACCTGGAAGGGGGTCCTGAGCGGGCGGTCCGCCGGTACCACGGACCCCGAACTCAAGGGTTGCGCCGTGGACTTGTCCTGCCGTATCCCGCTGATGACCCCGGAGCAGGCACGGATCGGCGGCGGCAAGGCATGGCGCATGGGCCGGTTCAGCCAGCTCGCCGTGCTCGCCGCACGCGAGGCCGTCGCCGACGCCGGGCTCGACCCGGCCGGGTGGGACGGGGCCCGGGTCGCCGTGGTGATCGGTTCGGGGCTGGCCGGGGCCGCGCATCTGGAGGACCAGACGATCCGCCATCACCAGGGCGGTCCCGAGCTGGTGTCGCCCGCGCTCGTGCCCATGCTGATCTCCAACATGGCCGCCGGGGAAGTGTCGTTGGACCTCGGCGCCCATGGTCCGTCCCTGGCGACCGAGACCGCGTGCGCCTCCGGGGCCAGCGCCTTGGCCGTCGCGCGGGGGCTGCTGCTCGCCGGGCTGTGCGACATCGCGGTGGCGGGCGGCGCGGAGGCGGCCGTCACCCCGGTGATCACCTCCGGTTTCCAGCGGATGGGCGCGCTGTCGTCCCGGGTCGACGAACCCGGCCTGGCCTCACGGCCGTTCGCGGCGGACCGGGACGGGTTCGTGATCTCCGAGGGCGCCGCGATCCTCGTCCTGGAACGGGAGGCGGACGCCCGCGCCCGTGGCCGGCGGCGGTACGCCCGGCTCGCGGGGGCCGGTCAGACCTCCGACGCGCATCACCCGACCGCCCCCGCCCCGGGGGGAGTTCACGCCGAGGCCGCGCTGCGGTCGGCGCTCGCGGAGGCTGGACTCGGGGCCGTGGACGTCGATCACGTCAACGCGCACGGGACCTCGACCCCGCTGAACGACCTGACCGAGGCGGAGTTGATCGCGCGGGTGTTGCCGCACCGGCCGAGTGTCACCGGCGCCAAGGGAGTTCTGGGCCACAGTCTCGGCGCGGCCGGTGCGATCGAGGCGGCGCTCACCGCCCTGACCATCCACCGCTCCACCGTCCCGCCGATCGCCAACCTCACCCCGGACAACCTCCCCTTCGACCTGGACTGCGTCACGGGCGCACCCCGCGACCAGCGCGTCCGGGCCGCCGTCAGCCACTCCTTCGGGTTCGGCGGGCACAACGTGGTGCTGCTCCTCACCGCCGAGGACTGA
- a CDS encoding beta-ketoacyl-ACP synthase III, translating into MTFRLPSAAPLLRTPQTAVLEGIAGFVPPDAVPNHALPAAWDVDDAWVRRRTGIGERRRAAPGVTTGDLALEAAGRALAVAGGPLVDAVIVATSTPDRPMPAMAPRLTTRLGLGEIAAWDVSAACSGFVYGLAAAVGTLASGCADRVLLVAAEVYSTLLDPQDRSAGIVFGDGAGAVVLRRGERDEPGAVRALDLGSDGSGEELIQVPGGGARERSRPAEFGPDDRYFRMRGREVFQHAVTRMTQSAHTVLKRADWAAEDVDRFCAHQANARILSAVGDRIPVPGERHVTNIARVGNTGAASIPLALADAAARGELRAGERLLLTAFGAGLTWGSAALVWPELPTVPHVDATGTDATAVSAANPAVPAAADPALRTQIA; encoded by the coding sequence GTGACCTTCCGACTGCCCAGCGCAGCCCCGCTCTTGAGAACGCCGCAGACGGCCGTCCTTGAGGGCATCGCCGGTTTCGTCCCCCCGGACGCGGTGCCGAACCACGCCCTGCCCGCCGCGTGGGACGTCGACGACGCCTGGGTCCGCCGACGCACCGGCATCGGCGAACGCCGCCGCGCGGCACCGGGTGTGACCACCGGCGACCTCGCGCTGGAGGCGGCCGGCCGCGCGCTCGCGGTCGCCGGCGGCCCCCTCGTCGACGCCGTGATCGTCGCCACCTCGACCCCCGACCGGCCGATGCCCGCCATGGCGCCCCGACTGACCACTCGCCTCGGCCTCGGCGAGATCGCCGCGTGGGACGTCTCCGCCGCGTGCAGCGGCTTCGTCTACGGCCTCGCCGCCGCCGTCGGCACCCTGGCCTCGGGGTGCGCCGACCGGGTCCTGCTGGTCGCGGCCGAGGTGTACTCGACGCTGCTGGACCCGCAGGATCGTTCCGCCGGAATCGTGTTCGGCGACGGCGCGGGGGCGGTGGTCCTACGGCGCGGTGAGCGCGACGAGCCGGGCGCCGTACGGGCGCTGGACCTCGGCAGCGACGGCTCGGGCGAGGAGTTGATCCAGGTGCCGGGTGGTGGTGCGCGGGAGCGTTCCCGGCCCGCGGAATTCGGCCCGGACGACCGTTACTTCCGTATGCGGGGGCGTGAGGTGTTCCAGCATGCGGTGACCCGTATGACCCAGTCCGCCCACACCGTGCTCAAGCGCGCGGACTGGGCGGCCGAGGATGTGGACCGGTTCTGCGCCCATCAGGCGAACGCCCGCATCCTGTCCGCCGTCGGCGACCGTATCCCGGTCCCCGGCGAACGGCATGTCACCAACATCGCGCGCGTCGGCAACACCGGCGCCGCGTCCATCCCGCTGGCCCTGGCGGACGCCGCCGCGCGGGGTGAACTCCGCGCGGGGGAGAGGCTGTTGCTGACCGCGTTCGGTGCGGGACTCACCTGGGGCTCGGCAGCCCTGGTGTGGCCGGAACTGCCGACCGTGCCGCACGTCGACGCGACCGGCACGGATGCCACGGCCGTATCCGCCGCCAACCCGGCCGTACCCGCTGCCGCCGACCCGGCCCTGCGGACCCAGATCGCTTGA